One segment of Comamonas thiooxydans DNA contains the following:
- a CDS encoding LysR family transcriptional regulator produces MKPEILAYLAAFEQVAQHRSLTYAAHAIGVTPAALSQTIKKLETRLDVRLFDRTTRSLNLTEAGRIYLERISPALTNLREATEDLQLQAGVEGGTLRLTISHPAGQVLVEPMLAEFFALHPHIHVELVYDDGFVDIVREGFDVGIRNGESLEGDMVAVPLTQDLTMCFGASPAYLRTHGTPEHPDELEQHLCINYRMSSSGAVYKWEFNIDGKLSERSVSGPLTVNHSDTAMRAALDGIGVITGWRESMTDAFNTGQLIEVLKPYWASFPGFYAYYPHRTHLPLKTRIFLDFLVQHVQRNGLSETARGPMRL; encoded by the coding sequence GTGAAGCCCGAAATACTCGCCTATCTGGCTGCCTTTGAGCAGGTAGCTCAGCATCGCAGTCTGACCTACGCCGCCCACGCCATCGGGGTCACGCCAGCCGCCCTGTCCCAGACGATCAAGAAACTGGAAACCCGTCTGGATGTACGCCTGTTCGATCGAACAACGCGCAGCCTCAACCTGACAGAAGCCGGAAGAATCTATCTGGAACGCATTTCCCCGGCTCTCACCAACCTGCGCGAAGCGACCGAGGATCTTCAGCTCCAAGCTGGCGTCGAAGGCGGCACGCTGCGCCTCACCATCTCTCATCCTGCTGGCCAGGTGCTCGTCGAGCCAATGCTCGCCGAGTTCTTTGCACTGCATCCGCACATTCACGTCGAGCTGGTCTATGACGACGGCTTTGTGGACATCGTGCGAGAAGGATTTGACGTCGGCATACGCAATGGCGAGTCACTGGAGGGCGATATGGTTGCCGTGCCACTCACACAGGATCTGACCATGTGCTTCGGTGCATCTCCTGCTTACCTCAGGACACACGGCACACCCGAGCACCCCGACGAGCTGGAGCAGCACCTATGCATCAACTACCGCATGAGCAGCAGCGGCGCAGTCTACAAGTGGGAATTCAATATCGACGGCAAACTGAGCGAGCGCTCCGTGAGCGGGCCACTGACAGTCAACCATAGTGACACGGCCATGCGCGCTGCCCTGGATGGTATCGGTGTGATTACCGGCTGGCGCGAATCCATGACCGACGCATTCAACACAGGCCAGTTGATTGAAGTACTGAAGCCCTATTGGGCAAGCTTCCCGGGCTTTTATGCTTATTACCCACACCGAACACACCTGCCTCTCAAGACCCGGATATTTCTTGATTTTCTGGTCCAGCATGTGCAGCGCAATGGCTTGTCCGAAACAGCCCGCGGGCCAATGAGGCTCTGA
- a CDS encoding tripartite tricarboxylate transporter substrate binding protein, which produces MNFAATLIRACLLCGLLMSAACADKAASRQPVKIVVGFEAGGAMDTLARAFATHLSARLQRSVYVENRVGAGGAIAANYVAKSRPDGNTLLLASPAEIFINPIYTRSQESGEVADMVPVAKISSAPIVLATRGDSAIHQLSDIATAAQKNSRGLSFASSGIGSLQHLVGESLGKALGVELLHVPYGGAASATASLLSNQVDLLFAGLAPIAPHLQSQKMHALGIASAHRSKRFSDIPTFQEKGLQGVSFEYWQGIFLPKGASSELALFLSAEINNVIKETGFVDQLENIGFEVAYKDYKQFKPFLQAEGQIYRSLFKRDDFLY; this is translated from the coding sequence ATGAACTTTGCAGCGACGCTAATTCGAGCTTGCCTGCTTTGTGGGCTGCTGATGAGTGCAGCCTGTGCCGACAAGGCTGCGTCTCGCCAACCCGTCAAAATCGTTGTCGGATTCGAAGCCGGTGGTGCTATGGATACCCTGGCGCGCGCGTTTGCAACCCATCTCTCAGCGCGACTGCAGCGTTCCGTCTATGTGGAAAACAGAGTGGGGGCGGGTGGAGCCATTGCTGCGAACTATGTTGCGAAATCCAGGCCTGATGGAAATACGTTGCTCTTGGCGTCGCCTGCCGAGATCTTCATCAATCCCATTTACACCAGAAGCCAGGAGTCGGGCGAAGTCGCTGACATGGTGCCGGTGGCCAAAATTTCCTCTGCTCCTATTGTTCTTGCCACGCGTGGCGACTCCGCAATACATCAGCTGAGTGATATCGCAACTGCAGCACAAAAAAATTCCCGGGGCTTGAGTTTCGCGTCCTCAGGAATTGGCAGCTTGCAGCATTTGGTGGGCGAGAGCTTGGGCAAAGCCCTGGGTGTGGAGCTATTGCATGTTCCATACGGAGGAGCTGCTTCTGCAACTGCAAGCCTGCTGAGCAATCAAGTGGACCTACTCTTTGCGGGGCTTGCTCCCATAGCCCCTCATCTGCAAAGCCAAAAGATGCATGCATTGGGCATTGCATCGGCCCATAGGTCTAAGCGTTTCTCCGATATTCCTACGTTTCAGGAGAAGGGGCTCCAAGGCGTCAGCTTCGAATACTGGCAAGGAATCTTCCTTCCAAAGGGAGCATCATCCGAACTGGCTCTATTTTTATCCGCCGAGATCAATAACGTGATCAAAGAAACGGGCTTTGTGGATCAACTGGAAAATATAGGTTTTGAGGTTGCATACAAGGACTACAAGCAATTCAAACCATTTTTGCAAGCTGAAGGTCAGATCTACCGAAGCTTATTTAAGAGAGACGATTTTCTATATTGA